In Drosophila simulans strain w501 chromosome X, Prin_Dsim_3.1, whole genome shotgun sequence, one DNA window encodes the following:
- the LOC6724804 gene encoding uncharacterized protein PB18E9.04c — MRLSFVITLILAGSRLSNAFWWPKTTTETREPSGGQILQQIPLTYFRTYTYQPLAPGFYGFGAAQTPLLPGAQYDPYGMTSYAAARRHDSVSRQEVTAPVELNNAPSSSRTTSTTPAPTTTTTTTTTTTTPAPTTKASTTTTSTTPPPVPPPPQSTSSSFSEGSTSSLLRFGEYPAYNRRVSNLYNARPQYPYPDYFNYQPQQQTVVSEQGVSSNSRIQFVPCMCPVSMPSFVASSTASTLPPQLSTSSTSFVSQPAARHIEGQELEAEADGETDNEGEEEDEDDEQGQEQEQGQSQSHGLEDGATKAQTEGQDITSDSPI, encoded by the exons ATGAGGCTAAGTTTTGTG ATTACTCTTATCCTGGCAGGTTCCCGACTGTCCAACGCTTTCTGGTGGCCAAAGACAACAAC GGAAACCAGGGAACCGAGTGGCGGCCAAATTCTCCAGCAAATTCCGCTTACCTATTTCCGCACATACACTTATCAGCCATTGGCTCCTGGGTTCTATGGATTTGGAGCTGCTCAGACGCCTTTGCTGCCTGGTGCTCAGTATGATCCATATGGGATGACCAGTTACGCTGCTGCCAGACGACATGACTCTGTTTCCAGGCAAGAAGTGACTGCTCCGGTGGAGTTGAACAACGCGCCGAGTAGCTCTCGGACCACCAGCACCACACCCGCGCCAACGACCACAACTacgaccaccaccacaaccaccactccggcaccaacaacaaaagctAGTACTACTACCACCAGCACAACCCCACCACCAGTACCACCTCCGCCCCAGTCCACCAGTAGTAGTTTCTCCGAAGGATCCACTTCCAGCTTGCTGCGCTTCGGTGAATATCCCGCGTACAATCGCCGGGTAAGCAACCTCTACAACGCCAGGCCCCAATATCCATATCCGGACTACTTCAACtatcagccgcagcagcagaccGTAGTATCGGAGCAAGGGGTCTCCAGTAACAGTCGCATCCAATTTGTTCCCTGCATGTGCCCCGTCAGTATGCCCAGTTTCGTGGCATCCTCGACAGCGTCCACATTGCCTCCGCAGCTGTCCACTTCCTCCACATCGTTCGTGTCCCAGCCGGCGGCTCGTCACATCGAGGGACAGGAATTGGAAGCGGAAGCTGATGGCGAGACAGATAATGAGGGAGAGGAAgaggacgaggatgatgaACAGgggcaggaacaggagcagggcCAGAGCCAGAGTCACGGTCTGGAAGACGGTGCCACCAAGGCGCAGACAGAAGGACAGGATATAACTTCAGACAGTCCTATCTAG